In the Flagellimonas sp. HMM57 genome, one interval contains:
- a CDS encoding UDP-N-acetylmuramoyl-L-alanyl-D-glutamate--2,6-diaminopimelate ligase — translation MKLLKDILYGVSLSAVSGDTNVMVNHVHFDSRKVEMDDVFVAIRGLITDGHKYIQKAVELGAKAIVCEELPELLVNGITYLKVPNTNSALAHIAANYYENPSKNLKLVGITGTNGKTTVSTLLYNLFKKAGFKVGLISTIKVLVNDTVYKTTHTTPDVLTINQHLSNMNLEGVEYCFMEVSSHGIHQKRSEGLHFAGAIFTNLSHDHLDYHKTFAEYRDTKKKLFDDLPKTAFALTNIDDKNGLVMLQNTKAKKHTYALKSYADYRAQILEKQFDGQLLKIDDNELWSKLIGDFNAYNLLAIYAAADILGLEKLEILQLISELENVDGRFQYFISKEKITAIVDYAHTPDALKNVLVTINALRTGNEKVITVVGCGGDRDKSKRPVMGHIASEMSDQAIFTSDNPRTESPSVIIEEMEEGVEAQNTRKVLSVENRKQAIKAACKLAMANDIILVAGKGHETYQETNGVRVDFDDFKEVKEALMSLEK, via the coding sequence ATGAAGTTGTTGAAAGACATATTGTACGGTGTAAGCCTTTCTGCTGTTAGCGGAGATACAAACGTAATGGTCAACCATGTTCATTTTGACTCTCGTAAGGTTGAAATGGATGATGTGTTCGTGGCAATTCGTGGGTTGATTACAGATGGGCATAAATACATTCAAAAAGCAGTGGAACTTGGTGCTAAAGCTATCGTATGCGAGGAACTTCCCGAGTTATTGGTGAACGGAATTACCTACTTAAAAGTACCGAACACCAACAGTGCGCTAGCTCATATTGCTGCCAATTATTATGAAAACCCTTCCAAGAACCTAAAATTGGTGGGCATAACAGGAACCAATGGTAAAACAACGGTCAGCACGTTGCTTTATAATCTGTTCAAAAAAGCAGGCTTTAAAGTAGGTTTGATTTCTACCATCAAGGTTTTGGTGAACGATACAGTATATAAAACCACCCATACCACTCCAGATGTACTTACCATAAACCAACACCTGTCCAATATGAATTTGGAAGGAGTGGAATACTGTTTTATGGAGGTGAGTTCCCATGGTATCCATCAAAAAAGGTCTGAAGGATTACACTTTGCAGGAGCAATCTTCACAAACCTTTCCCATGATCATTTGGATTACCATAAAACATTTGCAGAATATAGGGATACAAAGAAAAAATTGTTTGACGATTTGCCAAAAACAGCCTTTGCCCTAACTAATATTGACGATAAAAATGGATTGGTGATGCTACAGAACACCAAGGCCAAAAAACATACCTATGCACTTAAGTCCTATGCAGATTATAGGGCGCAGATTTTAGAAAAACAGTTTGATGGGCAGTTGCTGAAGATTGATGATAATGAGCTATGGTCCAAGCTGATTGGGGACTTTAACGCTTACAATCTCCTTGCAATTTATGCAGCAGCGGATATTCTGGGCTTGGAAAAGCTTGAAATCCTTCAACTTATCAGTGAGCTCGAAAATGTGGACGGAAGATTTCAATACTTTATATCCAAAGAAAAGATAACGGCAATAGTTGATTATGCCCATACTCCGGATGCACTTAAAAATGTATTGGTAACTATCAATGCATTGAGGACTGGAAATGAAAAAGTCATCACCGTAGTGGGGTGTGGTGGTGATAGAGATAAGTCTAAGCGTCCGGTTATGGGTCATATCGCGTCAGAAATGAGCGATCAGGCCATTTTTACCTCAGATAATCCACGTACAGAATCTCCATCGGTCATCATAGAAGAAATGGAGGAGGGCGTAGAGGCACAAAACACAAGAAAAGTACTGTCCGTAGAGAACAGAAAGCAAGCCATAAAAGCTGCGTGTAAGTTGGCTATGGCCAATGATATTATCCTAGTTGCGGGAAAAGGACATGAGACCTATCAAGAAACGAACGGTGTACGGGTAGATTTCGATGATTTTAAAGAAGTAAAAGAAGCTTTGATGAGCTTG
- a CDS encoding penicillin-binding protein, translating to MAITEKNIMNRLYLVTGCLVVFSICVIVKLVDIQMIKGEDYKELALNKTEKMFTIEPNRGNLYSDDGSLLAASVPKYEIRFDAKTVSEENFQNNVAALSDSLGKLFDRPSSYYRQLFRKARANNNRYKLVARNVDYLDYVRIKQFPLFSLGPYKGGFIETHRVVREYPLGKMAARSIGYEKVDENGYYTRVGLDGAFGERYLRGKEGKRLKQKIAKGQWKPVGLDNIVEPQDGLDVVSTIDINIQDIAHHELLAQLEKYKADHGCVVVMETETGEIKAISNLGRTSSGTYYEKLNYAVGESHEPGSTFKLMSMVAALEDKVIDTNTVIDTEKGRYKIYDRIVRDTKWGGYGKIPLSKAFAVSSNTAFAKMIHENYKEKPGKFVNRLMNMGLHKKLDLPIIGEGDPVIRYPGDKGWSGISLGWMSHGYEVSLTPIQTLAFYNAIANDGELVKPRLIKSVREGSKVIKKFDKEIFNSSICSKETVKKAQQLLKDVVEKEFGTGHRMYSKSFSMAGKTGTTQKNYVAKDPDKLAYISSFAGYFPADNPKYSCIVVIHEPDKSVGYYGADVSGPVFKSMAQKIYATSPIINEVKGKSFDDETLNQSYERYYAQVQKKHAQIPNVKGMSGMDAVSLLENLGLQVEVKGNGKVKKQSIDQGTAIDKVKKIVLELS from the coding sequence ATGGCAATAACGGAGAAAAACATAATGAACAGACTATACCTCGTGACGGGGTGTCTTGTTGTTTTCTCTATTTGTGTTATTGTGAAGCTTGTGGACATTCAAATGATCAAGGGAGAAGATTATAAAGAGCTTGCCCTGAACAAAACAGAAAAAATGTTCACCATAGAGCCCAATAGGGGAAATCTATATTCTGATGACGGGAGTTTGCTCGCCGCTTCTGTTCCAAAGTATGAAATACGCTTTGATGCCAAGACGGTTTCCGAAGAAAACTTTCAGAATAATGTTGCGGCACTTTCAGATTCTCTAGGTAAACTTTTTGACAGGCCATCCTCTTATTATAGACAACTTTTTAGAAAAGCAAGAGCGAACAACAATAGGTATAAGTTAGTTGCCCGTAACGTGGATTATTTGGATTACGTACGCATAAAACAGTTTCCATTGTTTTCGTTAGGTCCTTATAAAGGCGGTTTTATTGAAACGCATCGTGTAGTGCGTGAATATCCTTTAGGGAAAATGGCAGCTAGAAGTATTGGATATGAAAAAGTAGATGAAAACGGTTATTACACCAGGGTGGGTCTGGACGGTGCTTTTGGTGAGCGATATCTGCGGGGAAAAGAAGGAAAACGTTTAAAGCAAAAAATAGCAAAAGGACAATGGAAGCCTGTAGGTCTTGACAATATTGTTGAGCCGCAAGATGGATTGGACGTGGTCTCAACCATTGATATCAACATTCAGGATATTGCCCATCATGAACTTTTGGCGCAATTGGAAAAATACAAGGCGGACCACGGATGTGTTGTGGTCATGGAGACCGAAACAGGTGAGATAAAAGCCATTTCCAACTTGGGTAGAACGTCAAGTGGAACGTATTACGAAAAGCTCAATTACGCCGTTGGGGAATCCCATGAACCAGGCTCTACCTTCAAATTAATGTCGATGGTTGCCGCACTGGAAGACAAAGTTATAGATACAAATACTGTAATTGATACGGAAAAGGGCAGGTATAAAATCTATGACAGAATTGTAAGGGATACAAAATGGGGCGGTTATGGTAAAATACCGTTGTCCAAGGCTTTCGCGGTTTCTTCAAATACCGCATTTGCCAAAATGATCCATGAAAACTACAAAGAGAAACCGGGAAAATTCGTAAACCGACTTATGAATATGGGGCTTCACAAAAAACTGGATTTACCTATAATTGGAGAAGGAGACCCTGTCATCAGATATCCTGGAGATAAGGGATGGTCGGGAATTTCTTTAGGATGGATGTCACATGGTTATGAAGTTTCCCTAACACCTATACAGACATTGGCATTTTATAATGCTATTGCTAACGATGGAGAATTGGTAAAGCCAAGATTGATCAAATCTGTTAGGGAAGGCAGCAAAGTGATAAAAAAGTTCGATAAAGAGATATTCAATTCCTCCATCTGCTCCAAAGAAACCGTTAAAAAAGCGCAACAATTATTAAAGGATGTTGTAGAAAAGGAGTTTGGAACAGGGCATCGGATGTATTCCAAGAGTTTTTCCATGGCAGGTAAAACAGGAACAACACAAAAAAATTACGTGGCAAAAGACCCGGATAAACTGGCCTATATCTCATCTTTTGCCGGATATTTTCCTGCGGACAACCCCAAATATTCCTGTATTGTAGTAATTCACGAACCGGATAAGAGTGTTGGGTATTATGGGGCCGATGTTTCCGGTCCTGTTTTTAAATCCATGGCCCAAAAAATTTATGCCACTTCCCCTATCATCAATGAAGTGAAAGGAAAATCTTTTGATGATGAGACATTGAACCAAAGCTATGAACGTTATTATGCGCAGGTGCAAAAAAAGCATGCACAAATACCCAACGTAAAAGGGATGAGCGGTATGGATGCCGTTTCATTATTGGAAAACCTGGGGTTACAGGTTGAAGTAAAAGGAAATGGAAAAGTGAAAAAGCAGTCCATAGACCAAGGAACTGCCATTGATAAAGTAAAAAAAATAGTACTGGAACTTTCATGA